Below is a window of Paremcibacter congregatus DNA.
ATTGATAACATCTTTGACAAAGAACCTCCATTTCTTGGGCAGGGCGTTAATGGTGACGTGACAGGTACAAATACTGCGGCCGATATTTATGACGCAATCCGTCGTTATGCTTATGTTGGTGTAAAAGCCAAATTCTAATCTATTTTAATATGGCTCTCCCCGGTTGTTGCCGGGGGGAGCTGTCTTTACAATAAATCCGTATTAAGCTCAGGAAATGCTTCCCTCACTTAAATGCGCTAAAAAGGCAGATGCAAGAGAAGCAGGTTTGTTATATAAACGGTTAATATTTCTTAGAGCGGATTAACCTGTTCCTTTATAATAAGTCTTTCAAACGTCTGCTTATTTCAGGACCGTTGAAATGCTTTTCTATATTGTCTAAAAACCACGTAGTCAGAAAGTTTTTTGATTTTTATTGAAGGTTGTGTATATTGTAACCCTCAACTAACGGAGGTGTTCACTCAGTAGGGTACAAATTTGGCTACTTTTTAAGTATAGTCAGTTGCATTTGTATTGTTCGATGGCCACCAGTTTCCAGTAATTTTCTGACCCTCCATTTATGTAACCAATAGGTAAATATTCATAGGAGGAATACCATGGAGAAATTTTCTTCACGCTTTAAATGTGGCGTGTCACTTCTGACTGCCGCCATTTTACCCCTCACATCCCAGCCTTTACAGGCCGCGCAAGACACCGTGCAGAATTCTATCGAAGACGAGATCGTTTTGGAAGAAATCATGGTCACCGGATCGCGGATCAAACGGCGCAGCCTCGATTCGCCGACACCGGTCGCGGTAATCGGTGCAGAGGACCTCGCATTCTCAGGTAAGTTGAACCTCGGGGACTATCTGTCGGAATTACCTCAGCTTGGATCGACTTTTACTACAGCCAACTCGACCCGCTTTATCGGCACGGCCGGGGGATCTTTTCTCGATCTGCGCCGGTTGGGGTCCGTGAGGACGCTGGTGCTTGTGGATGGTCGTCGCCATGTGGGCAGCAGCGCCGGAGACACCCGGGTGGATATTAATACAATTCCCTCAGACCTGATTGAACGGGTCGAGGTGATCACCGGCGGGGCCTCGGCCATTTATGGTTCTGATGCGGTCACCGGGGTGGTCAATTTTATCTTGAAAGAGAATTATGAGGGACTGACGGCGCGGGCGCAATATGGCCTTGCCGATGAAGGCCCTTATGACAGTTATCATTTAAGTCTCACCGGTGGCGGGAACTTCAACGATGACAGGGGCAATGCGGTATTGTCCGTGGAGTGGGCGGAAGAATCCCGGGTCAAAAATACCGATCGCGAATTCAGCAGCAGACGGTATCGTCTGGTCAATAATCCCGATGATACGGGGCCGGATGACGGTATACCGGACCAGTTCTATCGCCCGAATTCCGGCATTAGCTTTATCACCAAGGCCGGGACGATTTTTTTCGACCTGGGCAGTTTGATGACCTTTGACCCTGATGGATCGGTTCGGGATCAGGTGCTGGGCACCGACTTTGGCGGTTTTGAATGTATGGATTGCGATTTCCTGGATCTGGACGAGGTGTCCGATCTCAGGCCTTCCCTGCAGCGGTTGTCTCTGAACGGGAAATTCACCTATGACCTTACAGAAGATATATCTGTGTTTGCGGAGGCGAAATACGTCAATACGCAGACCTTCAATCTCGGGCAGCCGGCCTTTGATTTCTTTGGGTCCGCCATCACCATACAGCGCGACAATGCCTTTCTCAAAAGTGACCTGGCCGCGTTGATGGATGACGCCGGGGTGACGGAAATCGGCATCAACAGGTTCAATGTAGATGCCGGCCGACGGGGAGAGGACAATGAACGGCAGACCCACAGGATCGTGGCCGGCTTCAAAGGTGATCTCGGCGAGGCCTGGACTTGGGAAGCGTCCTACAGCTTTGGCCGCTCGACCCAGATATTGACGGCCATCAATAACCGGATAAATGACCGCTGGACCGCCGCCACCGACGCGGTGGTGGACCCCGCGACGGGTGAGATCGTTTGTCGTGTGACATTGGAAGATAGTGATAACTCGCTGCTTGACGGTTGTATTCCAACCAGTATATTTGGCGATGGCGCTGTAAATGCGGCATCGGAGGCTTGGTTTAATCAGGACACCATTCGCCGGGATACCATTGAGCAGCAAGTGGCCTCGGCCTTTATCTCGGGCAGCGTATATGAGCTACCTGCCGGCGATCTGGATGTGGCGGTCGGGATTGAGTGGCGGAAGGACACCAGTCTGTCGAAACCGGCGCCGCTGGATTCTGCCGGGCTGACATTCGGTAATGCCCTTCAGGTGACATCGGGCGAGATCGAGGTCAAGGAGGCTTTTGGCGAGATATCCGTTCCAGTGTTGAAGGATGCCCCCTTTGCGGAGAGTTTAATGCTTGATGCGGCCATTCGCTACGCGGATTATGACACGTCATCGGATAAAAATACGACCTGGAAAGTTGGGGGGACCTGGCAGCCAATTTCAGATGTCAGATTTCGCGCCACATATTCCAAAGCGGTTCGGGCACCAAATATTGGTGAATTGTTCGGCCCTCAGGATGCCAATTTCTTTAGTGTGGATGATCCCTGTAAAACCAGTGAACTGGATCTGATTGCCGATCCGGCCCGGCGCAGCAACCGTGAAGCCAACTGTGCGGCGCTCGGGGTCGCGCCGGATTTTGATTCAGATTATGATCAGGCGACGTTGCCCGGTCTGTCCGGGGGTAATCCGGATCTGGAAGTGGAAACAGCGAAAACCTGGACGGCTGGCGTTGTGGTGACGCCGCGTTTTCTGGACGGATTTAGCGCGACGGTTGACTGGTGGCAGGTTACGATTGACGATGCGATCAGTTCGACCGATGCTCAGGATATCCTGGACCGTTGTGTCGATGCAGAATCGATCAATAACATTTTTTGTCCGCTCATCACCCGGGACAGTACCGACGAGATCACCAATATTCTCCAGATTCAAGCCAATATTGCTGGTTTGGAAGCGTCCGGGGTTGATTTCGATATTACCTATAATATTTCAGGTATCGCCAATACGGATGGCATGTTGTCACTGAAATTAATGGGGACCTATTTGTTGTATAATCGTGATTTCCCCTTCCAGGACGAGCCCGATAATCCAGACCGGGAGGATGGGGAGTTAGGTGATCCGGAGTGGTTGATGAACTTTACCGCCACCTACTATTCCGGCCCTTGGACCTTCAACTATAAACTGCGCTTCATTGATGACATGTTGCGGGTGGAGCATGAAGATTTTGAGGCCTCGCCAGAGGAGCAGGAGCTGATCCATACGGGAACGGTGACCTACAGCGATATTCAACTGCGTTACCAAATCCGCGACGGCATTGAAGTTTATGGGGGGGTGAATAATATTTTCGAAAAGAACCCGCCACTGCCTTTTGATGCGACGGGAGGTGATTCCGGAATTTATGACAATGTCGGGAGATTTTTCTATACTGGCGTGACGGCAACCTTCTGATCATCGTTGATCTAACGCAAAACACCCCCGGTCAGGGTCTGGCCGGGGGTGTTCTTTCTTTAGTGCGATCGCTTAAAAGTCGTCATCAAAATCGTCGTCGAACAGGTCGTCGTCTGCGTTGGTATCCAGCTTGCCGTTATTGATTTCATAATTACGGTTCTGACGATAGGCGCTGCGAATAGTCGCATAAAAATCTGTCGAAGACTTCCCCAGGTCATCGAGAGTTTCGAGATTTTCTTCCCGGTAGATCAGGCCGCGTAACGCCAGACGGCCATAACGCACGTAAGTCCAGCCTTTGTGAGATAACCACAGGCTGACAGGGTCATAAAAGAAGTCGACCGTAAAACCGGCGAAGTCCCGTGCATTGGATGGGCCGAGGATCGGCAGCATCAGATAAAAACCCTCGCCAAAGCCCCAGACGGCGAATGTTTCGCCAAAATCTTCACTATGATGTTCAATGCCCCAATAGGTCGCCGTATCTAATATCCCCAGTAGTCCGAACGTGCTGTTGATTAAAAACCGGGTCAGGGTAGTGCCGGCGCGTTTTGCCTCGCCCTGCAATACATCATTGACGAAGGTAACCGGTTCACGCCAATTACTGACAAAATTAGAAATCCCGTCGCGAATATCAGGCGGGCCGAACTGGCGGTAAAGTCGTGCGGCCGGGGCCAGAAGAATACGGTCAAAACCCTGGTTAAATGAAAATATTGCCCGGTTCATGGGCTCCAGGGGGTCATTTGCCTCCAGATAGGCGGTCAGGGCCTGAGGATCTGAAGCGGGGGGCCTTTTGGCGCAACCTGCTGTAAAGAGAAGCATAATAGACAGGAGAACAAGCCCGGCCTGGCGAAACGATATGCCCGATAACTGGGGCAAAAAGCGCGAAATGCGCGGGATGAGTGTCATGAAAAATCTTTCTGCATCTTATACCTCAGACGTTTTACTGGAGCAGGGGCGCAATTGCAATATACCTTAGAGGTTAAATTTTCACAATTTCGTTAATTTCTGGTGAGAGTTTAATATCTTCACTTTACTTTATATAAATATATCTTTATATATTTCTTTATGAAAAAGGAGAATTCAGGTGGATGTACAGGTGGAAATCGGTTTTGATCGAATGTTGAATGCATTGAAGGCCGTGGGGGAGGAAACCCGGTTGCGGATTCTGGCCTTGTTTCAGACCGGAGAGTTGACGGTTACTGAACTGGTCACCATCCTGCGACAAAGCCAGCCGAGGGTCTCGCGACATTTACGGTTACTGTGTGAGGCGGGACTTCTGGAGCGTTATCGGGAGGGCACATGGATATTTTACCGTCTGGCCGCAGGTGGGCCGGAAGGGGATCTGGCGCGCGCCATTATCACATATATACCTTTCTCCGAACAGGTGCTGCAGCATGATGCGGAACGTTTGCGAGAGGTTAAATCGGAACGTCAGGGACGGGCGACACAATATTTTAAGGAAAATGCCGAGAATTGGGATCGTATCCGCTCGCTATATGTGGCGGAGGAAAAGGTTGAGCAGATCCTGCTGGAAGTGACGGCGGATATGGAGATCAATGATTTTCTTGATGTGGGGACCGGGACAGGCCGTATTCTTGAAGTCTTTGCCGACCGCATCGGCCGGGGTACGGGGATCGACCTCAGTCGGGAAATGTTGGCGGTTGCGCGGGTGAATCTGGAAAAGGCCAATCTGCATAATTGCCAGGTACGTCAGGGGGATATGTATGATCTGGCGTTGGCCAGTGAGTCCATGGATCTTGTTCTGATCCATCAGGTATTGCATTTCGCCGATGATCCAAGCGCTGCGATCAAGGAAAGTGCGCGCTTGTTGCGGACCGGAGGGCGGGTGATCGTGGTTGATTTTGCCCCCCATAAACTGGAATACCTGAGGGAAGAACATGCGCATCGTCGTCTTGGCTTCAAGAATACGGAAATTGCCGGCTGGTTTATGGCGAACGGTCTGGAAAGCCATCCGGTGATAGAGCTTGAGGGCACCGAACTGGATCTGTCGATCTGGGTCGGCACCAAAAATTGATATACTAGATTTAAACAAATTATTGAGTAAATATCGTGACTGATTTTCAAAGAGAAGACCTGCTAAAGCCGAGCCTTTTCGCCGCTGAAGCAAAAGACATTGATGTCTCGTTCGAATTTTTTCCCCCGAAAACAGAGAAGATGGAGCAGGCATTATGGAGTAGCATCCGTAAACTGGAACCCCTGCATCCGGGCATGGTATCGGTCACTTACGGGGCTGGTGGATCAACCCGGGAACGCACCCATGCCACTGTGTCGCGCATTCTCAAGGAAACCGATCTGCTGCCGGCGGCCCATCTGACCTGTGTGGCGGCGACCAAAGGGGAGATCGATGATATCGCCCGCGAATATTGGGACATGGGCGTGCGTCATATTGTCGCCTTGCGCGGTGATATGCCAACCATCGGGCAGGCGTATGCGCCCCATGAACAAGGCTATAAAAATGCCGCCGACCTGGTGACGGGTCTGAAAAAAATTGGTGATTTCCACCTGTCCGTGGCTGCTTACCCGGAAAGCCATCCGGATTCCGCCAATCCGGCGGCAGATATTGATAACCTGAAACGCAAGATTGACAATGGCGCTGATCAGGCGATCACCCAGTATTTTTTCGATGTGGATATGTATTTCCGCTTTATGGACCGGGTGCTGGCGGCGGGCATCACGGTGCCGATCATTCCGGGCATCATGCCGGTGACCAATTTCGCCCAGGCGAAGAATTTTTCCGGGCGGTGCGGTACCAGCATTCCCGCCTGGCTCGCGACCCTGTTTGAAGGTCTGGATGACCGGCCTGAAATCAGACGCCATGTGGCGGCGACGGTCGCGGCGGAGCAATGCATGCGGCTCTATCAGGGCGGGGTCAAGAAATTCCATTTCTATACCCTCAACCGGTCGGAACTGACGACAACCATTTGCCATTTTCTGGGGATCAGACCAGAAGGAGAAATATCATGACAGCCTCCCGTACAGACCTGCTGAAACAGGCGATGAAAGAACGCATTCTGGTGCTCGACGGCGGCATGGGCACCATGATCCAGAGCCACAAGCTGCAGGAAGTCGATTATCGCGGTGCGCGCTTTGCCGACTGGGGGCAGGATGTCAAAGGCAATAACGACTTGCTGACCCTGACACAAGCCGAGATCATCAAGGATATCCATCGGCAATATTATACCGCCGGGGCGGATCTTGTCGAAACCAATACGTTTAATTCTACCCGGGTGTCTCAGGCCGATTACGGCATGGAAGAACTGGTCTATGAACTCAATAAACAAGGGGCAGCGATTGCTCGTGAGGTGGCCGATGAGTTTATCGCCACGGAACCGGATAAGCCACGGTTCGTGGTGGGGACGCTGGGCCCGACAAGCCGGACGGCATCTCTGTCGCCGGATGTCAATAATCCGGCTTTTCGCAATGTGACCTTTGATGAATTGGTGGAAAATTATACCGAGGCCACCAAAGGTCTGATTGACGGCGGATCTGATGTTATTCTGATCGAAACCATTTTTGACACCCTGAACGCCAAGGCGGCGGTCTTTGCTGTTAACAAGGTATTTGAAGATACCGGAGTCACCCTGCCGATCATGATTTCCGGCACCATCACCGACGCCTCCGGCCGCACCCTGTCTGGGCAGACAGCAGAAGCCTTCTGGTATTCCCTGCGCCACGCCAAACCTTTGAGTATTGGTTTTAACTGTGCGCTCGGGGCCAAGGATTTGCGCCAGCATGTGCTGTCCGTGTCCAAGATCGCCGAAACCGGAATCTCCGCCCATCCCAATGCGGGCCTGCCCAATGAAATGGGGGAGTATGACGAGAGCCCGGAAGAAATGGCCGGTCAATTGAAAGAGTGGGCGGAAAGCGGCCTGCTGAATATCGTTGGCGGCTGTTGCGGTACAGAGCCGGAGCACATCAAAGCCATCGCCGAGGCGGTGGCGGGCGTTCCCCCGCGCAAAATTCCCACAGTAGATATCCATATGCGCCTGTCGGGCCTGGAACCTTTTGAGGTCATTCAACAATGAAAAAGAGTAGTATTTTTATCAATGTCGGGGAGCGGACCAATGTCACCGGCTCGGCGAAGTTCAAGAAACTGATCCTGAATGGTGATTTTTCCGAAGCACTGGATGTGGCGCGTCAACAGGTCGAGGCCGGGGCGCAGATCATCGACGTCAATATGGACGAAGCCATGCTCGACAGTCAGGAGGCGATGGTCACTTTCCTCAACCTGATTGCCTCGGAACCGGATATCTCCCGCGTGCCGGTGATGATCGACAGTTCCAAATGGTCGGTGATCGAGGCGGGTTTGAAATGCGTGCAGGGCAAGGCGATCGTCAACAGTATTTCCATGAAGGAAGGTAAGGAGCCTTTTATCCAGCAGGCAAAGCTGATCAAGGAATATGGCGCCGCCGCGGTGGTCATGGCCTTTGACGAGCAGGGCCAGGCTGATACCTGTGCCCGTAAAGTGGAGATCTGTACCAATTCCTATAATATTCTGGTGGATGAAGTGGGATTTCCGCCGGAAGATATTATCTTTGACCCTAATATTTTTGCCATCGCCACCGGTATTGAAGAACATAACAATTACGGCGTCGATTTTATCGAAGCCACCCGCAAGATCAAGGAAACGCTACCTTATTGCCATATTTCTGGCGGGGTGAGTAACGTATCGTTCTCTTTCCGGGGCAACAACCCGGTGCGTGAAGCCATGCACAGCGTTTTTCTCTATCACGCCATTCAGGCGGGGATGGATATGGGGATTGTTAATGCCGGTCTGATCACGGTCTATTCCGAGATTGAACCGGAATTGCGCGAACGGGTCGAGGACGTGATCCTCAACCGCCGCGAGGACGCCACCGACCGGCTGCTGGAGATAGCCGACAAATTCAAGGGCGAGAAAGGCGTGCAGCTCACCGAAGATCTGAGCTGGCGCGAAGGGCCGGTTGAGCAACGGCTGTCCCATGCGCTGGTCAAGGGCATCACCGCCTATATTATCGAAGATACCGAAGAAGCCAGGACACTGGCGGACAAGCCACTCGACGTGATCGAGGGCCCGCTGATGGCCGGGATGAATGTGGTGGGCGACCTGTTTGGCTCCGGCCAGATGTTCCTGCCCCAGGTGGTGAAGTCGGCCCGGGTGATGAAACAGGCGGTGGCCCATTTGCTGCCCTTCATTGAGGCGGAGAAGGAAAAATCCGGTGGGGTCAGCACCAAGGGCAAGATCCTGATGGCGACGGTCAAAGGCGATGTGCATGACATCGGCAAGAATATTGTCGGGGTGGTGCTGCAATGTAATAACTACGAGATCGTCGATCTCGGGGTGATGGTGCCTTACGACCGAATTTTGAAGACCGCCATTGAGGAAAAGGTGGATATTATCGGCCTGTCCGGCCTGATCACGCCGTCGCTGGAAGAAATGGCCCAGGTGGCCGAGGAAATGCAGCGTCAGGAATTCACCATTCCACTGATGATTGGCGGGGCGACGACCTCGAAGATTCATACGGCGGTGAAAATCGCGCCACATTATGAAGAACCGGTGATCCATGTGCTTGATGCGTCGCGCGCGGTGGGGGTGGCCAGTAATCTGCTCAGCAACACACTGAAAAAGGATTATGTTACCCAGGTCGCCAATGAATATCAGGACATGCGGGACCGGCACGCCCGCGGCTCCAAAAAAGACAACCGGGTGACGATTCAGCAGGCGCGGGACAATAAATTCCCCATCGACTGGACCGGTTACGAGGCACCTAAGCCAGGTTTTCTCGGCCAGAAATCTTTCGATGATTATGATCTCGGAAAGCTGGTGGACCGCATCGACTGGACACCCTTTTTCCGTACCTGGGAACTGGCGGGAAATTATCCCAAGATCCTTACCGACAATGTGGTGGGCGAGACGGCGACGAATCTGTTCCGTGACGCGGAAGCGATGCTAAGACGTATCGTCGACGAGAAATGGTTGCGCGCCCGGGCCTCGATCGGTTTCTGGCCGGCCCAGTCCGTCGGCGACGATGTGGAGCTTTATAGCAATGAGGACCGCGCGGAAGTGTTGCTGCAGGTGCCCTTCCTGCGTCAGCAGATGAAGAAGCGTGAGGGCAGTTTTAACATGTGCCTGGCGGACTTTATTGCGCCCAAAGACAGCGGCGTCGCCGATTATATGGGCGGTTTCGTGGTCACTGCCGGCATCGGCATCGAGGAAAAACTGAAAGAGTTCCAGGCGACCCACGATGACTATAACGATATCCTGTTGAAATCCCTGGCGGACCGGTTGGCGGAAGCCTTTGCCGAGCATATGCATGAATGTGTCCGTAAGGAGCATTGGGGCTATGCGGCGGGCGAGAACCTGAGCAACGCGGAATTGATCAAGGAGAAATATGCAGGCATTCGTCCGGCGCCCGGTTACCCGGCCTGTCCCGATCACACGACGAAACCGGCGCTGTTTGACCTTCTTGATGCGCCTAATCAGGCGGGCGTGACCCTGACCGACAGTATGGCCATGTTGCCGGTGTCCTCGGTATCGGGTTATTATTTCAGCCATGCGCAAAGCCAGTATTTCGGTCTGGGTAAGATGGGGATGGATCAGCTGGAAGATTACGCCAAACGTCGTGGGATCGAGATCACCATCGCCAAACGCTGGCTGGCGAGCAATCTGGCGTGAGCGGGACCGCTTAGCAGCAGGAGGTATCACAACAGGATGTGTTGTCGTGGAAAGTAAAAAAATTATCGGGCAGGGGGCGGTGGCGCTGTCCTCACTTCTGGCGGTGCAGGGCCGGAACTGTTCAGAAATGCATTTTGTGGATTGTCAGTTTGCAGATATGGATTTTCTGGACGTTGATTTTTCCGGTAGTCGTTTCGAAAACTGCCATTTCACGGCCTGTCGGTTTGACGGTTCCGATCTTTCCGACAGCATTTGGCATAAATGTCAGGCAATTGGGGGGTATTTTTGTGATGTCAACGCCACGGATGCCCGTTTTACCCGAGGCAATTTTAGCAATACGGACTGGACAGGGGCCACCTTGACCAGCACGGCGTTTGAGGATTGCAAACTCATCGGGGGGCATTTT
It encodes the following:
- a CDS encoding TonB-dependent receptor domain-containing protein, translated to MEKFSSRFKCGVSLLTAAILPLTSQPLQAAQDTVQNSIEDEIVLEEIMVTGSRIKRRSLDSPTPVAVIGAEDLAFSGKLNLGDYLSELPQLGSTFTTANSTRFIGTAGGSFLDLRRLGSVRTLVLVDGRRHVGSSAGDTRVDINTIPSDLIERVEVITGGASAIYGSDAVTGVVNFILKENYEGLTARAQYGLADEGPYDSYHLSLTGGGNFNDDRGNAVLSVEWAEESRVKNTDREFSSRRYRLVNNPDDTGPDDGIPDQFYRPNSGISFITKAGTIFFDLGSLMTFDPDGSVRDQVLGTDFGGFECMDCDFLDLDEVSDLRPSLQRLSLNGKFTYDLTEDISVFAEAKYVNTQTFNLGQPAFDFFGSAITIQRDNAFLKSDLAALMDDAGVTEIGINRFNVDAGRRGEDNERQTHRIVAGFKGDLGEAWTWEASYSFGRSTQILTAINNRINDRWTAATDAVVDPATGEIVCRVTLEDSDNSLLDGCIPTSIFGDGAVNAASEAWFNQDTIRRDTIEQQVASAFISGSVYELPAGDLDVAVGIEWRKDTSLSKPAPLDSAGLTFGNALQVTSGEIEVKEAFGEISVPVLKDAPFAESLMLDAAIRYADYDTSSDKNTTWKVGGTWQPISDVRFRATYSKAVRAPNIGELFGPQDANFFSVDDPCKTSELDLIADPARRSNREANCAALGVAPDFDSDYDQATLPGLSGGNPDLEVETAKTWTAGVVVTPRFLDGFSATVDWWQVTIDDAISSTDAQDILDRCVDAESINNIFCPLITRDSTDEITNILQIQANIAGLEASGVDFDITYNISGIANTDGMLSLKLMGTYLLYNRDFPFQDEPDNPDREDGELGDPEWLMNFTATYYSGPWTFNYKLRFIDDMLRVEHEDFEASPEEQELIHTGTVTYSDIQLRYQIRDGIEVYGGVNNIFEKNPPLPFDATGGDSGIYDNVGRFFYTGVTATF
- a CDS encoding MlaA family lipoprotein; its protein translation is MTLIPRISRFLPQLSGISFRQAGLVLLSIMLLFTAGCAKRPPASDPQALTAYLEANDPLEPMNRAIFSFNQGFDRILLAPAARLYRQFGPPDIRDGISNFVSNWREPVTFVNDVLQGEAKRAGTTLTRFLINSTFGLLGILDTATYWGIEHHSEDFGETFAVWGFGEGFYLMLPILGPSNARDFAGFTVDFFYDPVSLWLSHKGWTYVRYGRLALRGLIYREENLETLDDLGKSSTDFYATIRSAYRQNRNYEINNGKLDTNADDDLFDDDFDDDF
- a CDS encoding ArsR/SmtB family transcription factor, whose amino-acid sequence is MDVQVEIGFDRMLNALKAVGEETRLRILALFQTGELTVTELVTILRQSQPRVSRHLRLLCEAGLLERYREGTWIFYRLAAGGPEGDLARAIITYIPFSEQVLQHDAERLREVKSERQGRATQYFKENAENWDRIRSLYVAEEKVEQILLEVTADMEINDFLDVGTGTGRILEVFADRIGRGTGIDLSREMLAVARVNLEKANLHNCQVRQGDMYDLALASESMDLVLIHQVLHFADDPSAAIKESARLLRTGGRVIVVDFAPHKLEYLREEHAHRRLGFKNTEIAGWFMANGLESHPVIELEGTELDLSIWVGTKN
- the metF gene encoding methylenetetrahydrofolate reductase [NAD(P)H] is translated as MTDFQREDLLKPSLFAAEAKDIDVSFEFFPPKTEKMEQALWSSIRKLEPLHPGMVSVTYGAGGSTRERTHATVSRILKETDLLPAAHLTCVAATKGEIDDIAREYWDMGVRHIVALRGDMPTIGQAYAPHEQGYKNAADLVTGLKKIGDFHLSVAAYPESHPDSANPAADIDNLKRKIDNGADQAITQYFFDVDMYFRFMDRVLAAGITVPIIPGIMPVTNFAQAKNFSGRCGTSIPAWLATLFEGLDDRPEIRRHVAATVAAEQCMRLYQGGVKKFHFYTLNRSELTTTICHFLGIRPEGEIS
- a CDS encoding pentapeptide repeat-containing protein produces the protein MESKKIIGQGAVALSSLLAVQGRNCSEMHFVDCQFADMDFLDVDFSGSRFENCHFTACRFDGSDLSDSIWHKCQAIGGYFCDVNATDARFTRGNFSNTDWTGATLTSTAFEDCKLIGGHFERVSTYGMVLRQCRLASAFLRGISFYKSQLDEVDFSDADLDGADFQKAVFVNCSLRQAALATAKFAGADLRGCDLGPLSLTDARQFRQAVISHNQAADLLRGIGLVVM